In Chitinophagaceae bacterium C216, the genomic stretch ATGGTTATTTAGGAGTTTAACGTTTCAATGTTCGGATTAAAGCGTTTTAATGCAACTGTCTCTTTTTACACTTTAGCAAGGTATGACTTAATCCGATACCTTCAATTTCTTCGACGATATCAAAACCTGCTTTTTCGATACATTTTTTAAATACACGACTGTCGTACATCTGGCTATTGCCGTTGGCAATGGCCGTAAAATAGATGGAGAGCTGCTGTAAGCAAAATGCTGCCGTTTCAAAACGCTGGTTATCCCAGAATGCTTCCAAAATATAAATAGCGCCTTCTTCGTGAATCGCCTTACCACAACGCTGTAGGATGCTCACAATTTCTTCTTCAGAAAAACAGTCCAAGAATTGACTCATCCAAACCACATCATAACCTGTAGGAAACTGAACATTTTCATCCAACACATTGGCCGGGTAAAAATCCACTCGCTCGCTCAACCCTAGGGCTTCAATATTTTTCTTGGCCATTGCAGCCTGCCCCGGCAGATCCACAATGGTTATTTTAACTTCTTTATCAAACTGTGTAGAAGCTAATGCCCATTTTCCGGTATTGCCGCCTATTTCCAGTAACTTTTTTATCTGATTCTCTGGTTTATATACATGTTTCAATACACGAGGAAAAGCAATATCAGAAAAAAAATGGTCGTACTCAAACCAGCTTTTCTGCTGTTGTGATGGTAATTGAGAAAGACCTTCATATATGGTATTCCAATTTCCTAATTCCTTCAATCCGGCCGGCTTACCGGTTTCGATAGCTTCCTCCAAATGATACACACCTTTATAGCAGATATCATGCACAAAATTCATGTTTACATTGGTAAGGGCATCATGTAATATGAAATATCCGGTTTTGGCAAGATAATATTTCCCCTCCTCATCCACTGTTATCATTTCCATGCCTAAACCTGCTTCGAGCAGCACGCGCACTCCATATTCCGAAAGCTCGCTTTTTGCAGTAATATCAGCAAGCGTAATGCCCGTACGGGCCTCTTCAATAATGCGCAGAATACCTTTGTCTCTTAGCACTTTTGCCACCTGAAATACGATAGGCCCATGAGCAATGAGCTGCGCAAGATGTTTTGCCTCCAAAGCAGTTCGTTTGTCCTTATTGTAAAGATGTGCCATTTAGTTCCGTTATTTTCTCTGGGTATTTTCCAACACTTTTTATGAATTCAGCTTAATCGTTTATCTTAATTTTAATATTATCCGGCAATGTTGCTCATTGTTTTTTTAAGACAATCGCTGCATTACATCCGCCAAAACCCGATGCGGTTTTTAGGCAGGCTTCCTGCTCGATGGGCTGCAAAACAGTGCAAACATTCATTTGCTGTGCTGTGCCCGGTGTGGAATATCCTTTGGTTGGAATCATTATATTTTCCTGCAAAGAGCAAATGCTGATAACTGTTTCCAACAATCCCGCAGCACCTAAGGTATGTCCATAATATCCTTTAATACTATTTACAGGAACCTGCTGCAGCTCTGCCAGTGTAATAGCTTTGCTTTCCATATCATCGTTATACACAGTAGCCGTTCCATGTAAAGAAACAAAGCCAATATCGGCTGCACTCACCGCACCCTCTTGCATAGCATTGCTGATGGCAAAGAATAATTCCTGACCTGTGCGCGAAGGTCCAGAAATATGATTAGCATCGTTACTTACCGCACCTCCAGCCAACAGAATGGGGGCATCATTTAGTGGCTTATGTACGGATAAAACAATCGCAGCCGCAGCTTCCCCCAAATTGATGCCATTTCTGTTGGCATCAAAAGGCTTACACGGCGCATCGCTCACAGCTTGAAAAGACTGAAATCCCGACAAAATAAAGCGTGTGATAATATCTGCTCCCGCTACAACTACATTCTCGTACAAACCTGCTTCCAACATTCTTTTGGCCGTAATGAGAGCCACCAAACCCGAAATACAAGCGTGCGAAATCACCACAGGAGTGTTGATAAAACCAAAATGCTTTGCAATTTTTTTCGCAGACTGTGTAAAGCTAATTTCCGCTTTCAGTTGCGGAGTAATAGCGTTTTCTTCTAGCAGGCTAATATTGCCTTTGGTGGAAGAAAGAATAAGTCCTGTTTTGGGATGAGCAGGATTTACCGAAGCCTGTTCCAATACTTTATTTACAGATTGAGCAAGCAGATATTCGAACTTAGTAAATGTTGTGTGATGGTGCTGCCAGAAGGTTTCCGGAAATAAGGAAGCATAGAAAGGAATAGGGCTTCTATTTCCAGCTTCATGTAACCGCACACTGCTTACCCCCTGCCGCAACAGTGAAAAATTCTTTTCTGTAGTATCGCCCAGTGGCGAAATAATATTATTTGCAATGACATAAACAGGTTTCATTACTCCTCCCCGCTCAAAAGTTTGCGTGTTACAAATTAATATTAAAGAAGTAACACTTTTGCAGCGGATACAATAATATTAATAAAAAACGGTAGGACTGGCTTTTCAGGCATAAAAAATTTATATACCCTGCTGCTTTTTCCACGCATCAAAGAATGAGGGGGTGTTAAGCAATAGCGTTTGAGTATCTTTATCCAAGAAAACTTGAGTAGTGGTTCCAGTAGCAACAAGGCTATTGTCGGCCTCTCTGTAAAGCTTGTATGTAAAAATAATCTTAGCCGCTTCACAAGGATGATAGGTTGTTTCCACAATTACCGTATCTCCAAACTTCAGCGATTTTTTATAGTTACACTCGGCATGCACTATTGGAACCACTACGTTTTCCTGAAAAAAATCCAGGTAGCTAATGCCGTATTTTTTCCCAAAAGCTTCGCGCCCGTCTTCGAAATAACGAATATAATGGCCGTGCCACACGATGCCCAAAGGGTCAGCCTCGTTGAAACGAACTAATATTTTGATAGTGTGGCTCAGCTCCGGCATTATTTATATTTTGATTTCCACTCGTTATATTTCTTTTTTTCAATTTGGTCTATAATCTTCTTAAAACCACTTGCCCAGTAGTTTCTAAAAGTAAAGCCTGCACTCACCGCACCCTCCATACGTTCTGTAAGTAATACTTTTTTGGATTTAATATCAAATAAAGTTACCCATAGGGAAACAGCTTTTTTGGTTTTGCTCATAGCATCGACAATAAAGAGCAATCCCACCCCAGATTTATTTCCTCCATCAAATCCTTTTATCAAAGTACTAATGTCCGACTCACTCAAATGATTGTAGTCGCCGGTGTTGGAAGATAAGATATCATCCGGATCACGTTTTTCATTGCGCTTATCAGTATATTTTAAGTCTGTATCTAACTCTTTCCTTCTGAATGCACCTGCAATATCATATTTCTTTGGCTCATTAATCATTAGTGCATTGATGGCGGCAAATTGTCTCTCTACAATATCACGCGTATTAGCCGATGGGTCGTTAATAAGTTTTGCTTTAGTAAAATCTATTCCATAATAAAAAATAGGAACATCCTTATCATTAAAAACATCTTTTAAGGATTGCGCCTCTAATGTTAAGCTCGCAGATAAAAAAGCAGCCACTAAAACAAAAGCAAAAACACGTTTCATACAATTTGGTTTTAAGGATCTATAAAAATTTTCATTTCACAGGAAGCAATTTCCTGGTTGTTCACAGATATGCTTCCTTCAATAATTGTGGCGTTAAAGATCTGCTTTTTTATAGCAACTTTAGAAAAGAGCACATCCCCAATTTTGGGTAAGCGAAATATTTTTAAATTTTGTACAGCTCCTATAAAACCAACAGGTACGGGTTTTTGCTCTTGCATGCATAAATATCCTACTCTGGCTGCCGCCGTCTGCGCAATATTCTCTATAAGCGCTGGCTCCGTAAGCCATTCGTCTTGCACGAAAATATTTTCTTTCTTTATGAGAAATGAAGTAGTAGCTCCGTTCTCATCACAAGTTTCTAATGTATCCACCATCACAAAAGGTGAACGCTGAGGAATACAGGATAAAATATCTACGGTCAGGCTCACAATAATCTTGTTTAGATTGAGGAGGCTAAAAGTAAATAAACTTACTGATATTATGCCCTCCAGAAGTTATAATAATTAAACCATTGAGACGGGTAAGCTTTTACCTTTTCGGTCATCGCTTCGGTAAAAGCATTCAATATATGCTGAGGTGTATTTCCCGAAATGTTTTTATATATCACTCCTTTTGTGGCAAAAAAGTGGTAATGATATAGCGTTTCCTTTAAAGCAAACACAAATGATACCGGTACTTCCAGCTTAGATGCCAGCAGAAATGGTCCTTGAGGAAAACGGGCTTTCTCGCCAAGAAACATGGCATCAAAAGTTTTATTTCCGGGGAGAAACCTGTCGGAGTGCATGCACACGAGCTCATTTTTGTTCAACGCTTCTATGATCTCGTAAATATGTGATAGGTCGTTTTTAATAACAATAATATTGGCATTCCTTTGTCCGGTAGTATTTTCCAGATACTGCTTTAGCTGTTCGTGTTCACCATCGAACATGACGATATTGATTTTCGTCTGAAGTCTTTTTAAAAGGTGCCCTGCAATTTCCCAATTTCCGATATGCGCACTTAACAACAGGCCTCCTTTTCCCCGACGCACCATCTCATGCAAATGTGCTTCGCCATCAAAATTGAAAGTAAATCGATTGCTAATGCCGGCCATCATAACAATGCGATCAATAATGGCCTGACCAAACCAGTAATAGTTGCTGTACAGTTTTAATAATGATTTAAAAAATGAAAAATTGAGTCTTTTTCTAAAATAATACCAGATAGCTCGGGACGATTTCCAGCTGAACAGATAATAATAACCGGCCACAAAAACTAATAAAATATATGCAGGCAGCACTCCGGCATATTTTAATAACGCGATAAATATGCCATAGCCTAATTTATTACCTTTGGATTTTCCTTCCCATGCTGCCATATATTGCTCTAAACTTTGGGCTAAAGGTATAAAACAAAGAAAAAGCTAAGGGATACTTTTAATTAATACTCTTTAGTTTTGATTATAATTTTTAAAAATGAAGGATTTTCTCCAACAAACATATCTAGATAATACGCTACAAAGTTACTGTATCGTTGGGACGTTGATTCTTATTGTGTTTTTATTTAAAAGATACATTGCTCATTATGTAGCTTCTTTTTTCTTTTTTCTTTTAAGAAAAAGATATAGAAATCTGGACAAGGTGGCTTTTAAAAGCCTCATTGCAAAACCATTGGGATTATTTATCGCTACGTTTATTACGGTAGCTGCATTAGACAAACTGAACTTCCCAGAAGCTCTGGATATCAAAATTTATCGAATACGGCTGCATGAGCTGCTTCGGATGATGGGAACAGCGCTTATTATTATCACTTTTACCCGACTTCTCATTAAAACAGTCGATTTCATTATTATTCTCTTAAAAGAGCGCTATCTGCAACAGGGTGATTCTGGCAGCCATCAATTGGTTTACTTCTTCAAAGATTTTATTAAAGTACTCATCGGTTTGCTAGGTGGCTTGCTATTGCTGAAATATGTCTTTCACTACGATGTAAAAGGATTGGTAACAGGATTAAGTATCGTAGGAGCTGCCGTTGCTCTCGCTTTGAAGGAAAGTTTGGAAAACCTTATCGCTTCATTTATTATATTTTTTGATAAACCCTTTAAAACGGGCGACAGTGTGAAGGGCAGCAACTTTAGCGGCGTGGTAGAGAAAATTGGATTGCGCAGCACTCGCATTCGCACCGATGCCAAAACTTACATTACAGTTCCTAACAAACAAATGGTGGATAGTGTACTAGATAACCTCACCAATAGAACACTTTTCCGTGGAGATATTAAACTGGAAATAGAACCGGAGACTCCCTTAGAAAAAGTGCAGGAGCTACTCAAGGGTATTCGTGAGATATTCCAAAAACACAATGTGCGCACCTTCAGTTTATATATTAATGACATCAGCTCCAATGCTATTATTATTGTTTCGGACTATTATGCTAGCACAGCAGAAGTGAGTAGTTTTCCGGTACTAAAAAATGCCATTAATGTAGATATATTACAATTGATGAAGGAATTGGGTATACATGTTTGTGGTAGAACTACCAATGTAAGTATACTTAATGAAAAGCCCTTTACATAGCTTTCTTCAAAATAGTAGCCAGTTCTTCATCAAACTTTCCGGAAGGACCATATTCCACCACACGGCCTAGTTCTTTTCCATCTTTTAAAATAATAATGGTAGGGACATGCGCGATATTCATATTGGTGGCAAAATGTGCATTGTCTTTTTTGGTTCTATCCAATGCAAATACAGTAAGCCGATTTTTATCAAACCCTACCTGCTCCAAGATTTTATAAAACCGGGGAATCACATAGTGCGAATCGGCACACCAAGTACCAAAGAATATTAAGATAGATACATTGTCTTTCGTATCAGCAAACGCTTTTACAACAGTTTCTGGCGGTGTATACGCCGCTTGATGTTCTCCAAACCACTTATAATTGATTGTATCTGCACGTAAAATACTGTCAGTAACAAATCCTTTGAGCAAATTCTTTCCCGTACGGTCTTTTACTACTTCATACTGTTGTGCTTTCGCACTCAAAACACTTATCCCGATAAATAAAGTTACAAGCAGGTATCTCATTAACATTCACTAATTAATATTCCTGTGGTCGCAATTTTTGTACTCTACAAAGATGCTTTCAATTCCAGTAAAAACGTTTTTATTTTTTGCAAAGACTGAATAGCGGCGAATTTATTTTCTGCTTTTTTATCATTTTTCAAATACTCGCGAGCCCCTTCAATAGTGAACTTTCTGCGCCGCAGCAAGTCATAAATCAGATAAAGATTTTTTATATCTACCGGACGGAAAAAGCGATCGCCCTTACCGTTTTTCCGAGGCTTCAAAATATCAAATTCACTTTCCCAATAGCGTATCAGCGAGTGGCTTTCCTTGAACATGGCCGTTACCTCCCCCATACTGTAATATTGCTTAGAGAACAGCACCTCATCCTCCGGTATTTCTACCATGCTTGCTGCAATACTGTGCTCTTTAGCAGATTTACGCCCTCGCGTATTTTTCCTCACCTCGCCCGGCTCTTCGAGTTCCGCCTCAGTTTCGGTACTTGACGCTTCTGATGGCTTGGCCACATCAGCGCTGCTCAACTCAGTGGTATCATCTTGTGCACGCAACACTTCAGTATGTTTCGATTCAAGGGAAGGCTCAGCACTGTCCGACACCTGGGACACAGGCAGTGATTCGTTCATCGATGCCGTATCATCGATGTGTGGTGAAGGGGTGTCGTCGGTTTCTATCACAATCTGAGCCGGAGGTTTTAATACGTGCTTCCTGGGCTTAGGTTGCGGTTCTACCTTCTCTACTTCATCAAGAAAGGAAAAAGCTCCCTGCGTTTGTGATTTGCTTTTTGACATGATTGCTTTATCAAAGTCTGTATTATGCAAAAATATAATGAATGACCTTTTCTTTATTTTCTATTAAACGATTTAACATTCCGTATATTGTAGTACTTGTATGAAACTACGCAAAACATTTTAATAAATGTTCTAATTCACCATCATACCACGGCTGCACCGTATCTTTGCAGGCCTAAAATAGTACAATGACCAGCAGTGAAATAAGACAACGGTTTCTTGATTTTTTTAAGAGCAAAGGCCATACCATTGTGCCCTCGGCTCCTATTGTGGTAAAAAACGACCCTACCCTGATGTTTACCAATGCGGGGATGAATCAGTTTAAAGACTATTTTCTGGGTAACAAACAAAGCCCGCATCCACGTGTGGCCGACACACAAAAATGCCTGCGTGTGAGTGGAAAGCACAATGACCTAGAAGAAGTTGGCGTGGATACTTATCACCACACCATGTTCGAAATGCTGGGAAACTGGAGCTTTGGCGATTATTTTAAAAAAGAAGCTATCGAATGGAGTTGGGAACTTCTTACCGAAGTATATAAAATTGATAAGGATCGTTTATACGTAACTGTATTTGAGGGTGATGAGCAGGAAGGGTTACCGTTCGACCAAGAAGCTTACGATGAATGGGCCAAATGGATTAGCAAGGATCGCATCCTCAAAGGCAAGAAAAAAGATAATTTCTGGGAAATGGGCGATACAGGTCCCTGTGGCCCCTGCTCCGAAATACATATAGACTGCCGTTCGAATGAAGAAAGAAAAGCGATTGATGGCAAAACGCTGATTAATGCCGACCATCCACAGGTGATCGAAATCTGGAACAACGTATTTATCCAGTTCAACCGAAAGAAAGACGGCTCACTAGAGCCTTTACCTGCTAAACATGTAGATACAGGAATGGGATTTGAGCGTCTGGTGCGTGTTCTACAGGGTAAAAACAGTAACTACGATACCGATATCTTTACCGGTACTATTGCAGAGATAGAAAAAATGGTAGCGCTGCCTAATCCATCTGGTGGATTGCTGGGCGAAAGCAGCACCAAACAAGCCATTGCATTAAGAGTTGTAGCGGACCATATTCGGGCTATTGTTTTTACTATTGCAGACGGACAGTTACCTTCCAATACCGGAGCGGGTTATGTGATCCGTCGCATTCTGCGTCGTGCCGTTCGTTATTACTATTCTTATCTAGATTACAAGCAGCCTTTATTATATCAGCTGGTAAAACTGATTGCCGCACAGTTTGAACAGGTATTCCCTGAAGTAAAACAACAACAGGCCTTTATTGAAAAAGTAATTAAAGAAGAAGAAGAATCTTTCTTACGCACGCTGGAGAAAGGCCTTAGAAGAATGGATGATATTATTGCGGCCTCTGCCAAAAGCGGAATCATTAATGGTAAA encodes the following:
- the lpxL gene encoding Lipid A biosynthesis lauroyltransferase; amino-acid sequence: MAAWEGKSKGNKLGYGIFIALLKYAGVLPAYILLVFVAGYYYLFSWKSSRAIWYYFRKRLNFSFFKSLLKLYSNYYWFGQAIIDRIVMMAGISNRFTFNFDGEAHLHEMVRRGKGGLLLSAHIGNWEIAGHLLKRLQTKINIVMFDGEHEQLKQYLENTTGQRNANIIVIKNDLSHIYEIIEALNKNELVCMHSDRFLPGNKTFDAMFLGEKARFPQGPFLLASKLEVPVSFVFALKETLYHYHFFATKGVIYKNISGNTPQHILNAFTEAMTEKVKAYPSQWFNYYNFWRA
- a CDS encoding 1,4-dihydroxy-2-naphthoyl-CoA hydrolase; the encoded protein is MPELSHTIKILVRFNEADPLGIVWHGHYIRYFEDGREAFGKKYGISYLDFFQENVVVPIVHAECNYKKSLKFGDTVIVETTYHPCEAAKIIFTYKLYREADNSLVATGTTTQVFLDKDTQTLLLNTPSFFDAWKKQQGI
- the fabF_4 gene encoding 3-oxoacyl-[acyl-carrier-protein] synthase 2; translated protein: MKPVYVIANNIISPLGDTTEKNFSLLRQGVSSVRLHEAGNRSPIPFYASLFPETFWQHHHTTFTKFEYLLAQSVNKVLEQASVNPAHPKTGLILSSTKGNISLLEENAITPQLKAEISFTQSAKKIAKHFGFINTPVVISHACISGLVALITAKRMLEAGLYENVVVAGADIITRFILSGFQSFQAVSDAPCKPFDANRNGINLGEAAAAIVLSVHKPLNDAPILLAGGAVSNDANHISGPSRTGQELFFAISNAMQEGAVSAADIGFVSLHGTATVYNDDMESKAITLAELQQVPVNSIKGYYGHTLGAAGLLETVISICSLQENIMIPTKGYSTPGTAQQMNVCTVLQPIEQEACLKTASGFGGCNAAIVLKKQ
- the sfmM2 gene encoding L-tyrosine C(3)-methyltransferase; the encoded protein is MAHLYNKDKRTALEAKHLAQLIAHGPIVFQVAKVLRDKGILRIIEEARTGITLADITAKSELSEYGVRVLLEAGLGMEMITVDEEGKYYLAKTGYFILHDALTNVNMNFVHDICYKGVYHLEEAIETGKPAGLKELGNWNTIYEGLSQLPSQQQKSWFEYDHFFSDIAFPRVLKHVYKPENQIKKLLEIGGNTGKWALASTQFDKEVKITIVDLPGQAAMAKKNIEALGLSERVDFYPANVLDENVQFPTGYDVVWMSQFLDCFSEEEIVSILQRCGKAIHEEGAIYILEAFWDNQRFETAAFCLQQLSIYFTAIANGNSQMYDSRVFKKCIEKAGFDIVEEIEGIGLSHTLLKCKKRQLH